One region of Quercus lobata isolate SW786 chromosome 2, ValleyOak3.0 Primary Assembly, whole genome shotgun sequence genomic DNA includes:
- the LOC115974912 gene encoding hydroxyproline O-galactosyltransferase HPGT3-like encodes MESLPTTMKSERRWRSKPLQTSKPSLLMAFFSCLAWLYVAGRLWQDAENRKVLTNLLYKNSLQRPKILTVEDKLTVLGCRDLERRIVEAEMELTLAKSQGYLNKQLQQSGSSSGKRLLAVIGVYTGFGSRLKRNVFRGSWMPKGDALRKLEERGVVIRFVIGRSANRGDSLDRNINEENRSTKDFLILEGHEEAQEELPKKAKFFLSTAVQKWDADFFVKVDDNVDLDLEALIGLLEHRRGQDGAYIGCMKSGDVISEEGKPWYEPDWWKFGDEKSYFRHAGSALIILSKNLAQYVNINSASLKTYAHDDTSVGSWMMGLQATYIDDNRLCCSSIRQDKVCSLA; translated from the exons ATGGAGAGCTTACCGACTACAATGAAATCAGAAAGGCGATGGAGATCTAAGCCTCTCCAGACCTCCAAACCCTCGCTCCTAATGGCCTTCTTCTCTTGCCTCGCTTGGCTCTACGTTGCTGGCcg ATTGTGGCAAGACGCCGAGAACAGAAAAGTACTTACTAATCTTCTTTACAAGAACTCACTCCAG AGACCCAAGATTCTTACAGTTGAAGATAAGCTTACAGTTCTAGGATGCAG AGATTTGGAGAGGAGGATTGTGGAAGCTGAGATGGAATTGACTTTGGCAAAGAGTCAAGGGTACCTCAATAAACAATTGCAGCAAAGTGGGTCTTCTTCTGGAAAAAGGCTTCTTGCTGTTATTGGAGTTTATACTGGATTTGGTAGTCGCTTGAAGCGAAATGTGTTTAGAGGGTCTTGGATGCCAAAAG GTGATGCCTTGAGAAAACTTGAAGAAAGAGGAGTGGTCATACGTTTTGTAATTGGTCGGAG TGCTAATCGAGGTGATAGCTTAGATCGCAATATCAATGAGGAAAATCGCTCAACAAAGGATTTCTTGATTCTA GAAGGTCATGAGGAGGCTCAAGAAGAGCTTCCCAAGAAAGCAAAGTTCTTCCTCAGTACTGCAGTTCAAAAATGGGATGCagatttttttgtaaaagttgaTGACAATGTAGACCTTGATCTTG AGGCGTTAATTGGACTTCTTGAACATCGTCGTGGTCAAGATGGTGCATACATTGGGTGTATGAAGTCAGGAGATGTGATATCTGAAGA GGGAAAGCCTTGGTATGAACCTGATTGGTGGAAATTTGGTGATGAGAAATC TTACTTCCGACATGCAGGCAGTGCTCTTATAATACTCTCCAAGAATTTAGCTCAGTATGTTAACATAAACAG TGCATCTCTGAAGACTTACGCTCATGATGATACATCAGTGGGTTCATGGATGATGGGTCTCCAAGCAACTTACATAGACGACAATCGCCTTTGCTGCAGTAGCATTAGACAAG ACAAGGTGTGTTCCCTGGCTTGA